The following are encoded together in the Candidatus Paceibacterota bacterium genome:
- the fmt gene encoding methionyl-tRNA formyltransferase, whose amino-acid sequence MKYVYFGTPQFAVTVLDELTLAGFPPALIVTSPDKPAGRKLILTPSPVKLWAAERNIPIITPEKLREESVVTQLRAISADVFIVAAYGKLIPQSILDLPSHGTINVHPSLLPLLRGPSPIESAIAGGLTQTGVSIMLLDADMDHGPIIAQEKYAEDWSKENPPKGSFLEHALAHQGGKLLAKILPAWISGTLHATEQQHALATFCAKITKEDGRIDITSDPFAAIAKIRAYDVWPGTFFFVQHAGRDIRVRISDAHINDGKLVIDKVIPEGKKEMQYADFLRGLK is encoded by the coding sequence ATGAAGTACGTCTACTTTGGCACACCGCAGTTTGCAGTCACTGTTCTCGACGAGCTCACACTCGCCGGTTTTCCCCCTGCACTGATTGTCACTTCTCCTGACAAACCTGCAGGAAGAAAGCTTATCCTCACCCCGTCCCCAGTAAAGCTCTGGGCGGCTGAGCGAAATATCCCGATCATTACACCAGAGAAATTGCGTGAGGAATCCGTGGTTACACAGCTCCGCGCGATTTCCGCAGATGTTTTCATCGTTGCAGCATATGGGAAGCTCATCCCACAGTCCATTCTTGATTTGCCATCGCATGGCACGATCAATGTCCATCCTTCACTCCTTCCTCTTCTGCGTGGCCCATCACCAATTGAATCGGCAATAGCAGGCGGTCTCACTCAGACTGGAGTTTCTATCATGCTACTCGATGCCGACATGGATCATGGACCAATCATTGCACAAGAAAAATATGCAGAAGATTGGAGCAAGGAAAACCCACCAAAGGGATCATTCCTCGAGCACGCGCTTGCGCATCAGGGAGGAAAGCTTCTCGCGAAGATTCTCCCTGCCTGGATCTCGGGGACATTGCATGCAACAGAACAACAGCATGCGTTAGCTACCTTTTGTGCCAAAATCACAAAGGAGGATGGCCGTATCGATATTACCAGTGACCCTTTCGCTGCAATAGCAAAAATTCGCGCATATGACGTATGGCCGGGCACATTCTTCTTTGTACAACATGCGGGGCGTGATATTCGCGTACGCATATCTGATGCACATATAAATGATGGCAAACTCGTTATTGATAAAGTCATACCTGAGGGAAAGAAAGAAATGCAATATGCAGATTTTCTTCGAGGGCTCAAATAA